From the genome of Salvelinus fontinalis isolate EN_2023a chromosome 20, ASM2944872v1, whole genome shotgun sequence, one region includes:
- the LOC129817333 gene encoding kinesin light chain 1-like isoform X5 — MYENAPALVAPQRVLGDRRTTHEEMLGQTRQVIQGMEALRLEHHSLLEGLLGSLHCLEVEGSQNHEEPSPAQEKARAIRRSLDTLELGLGEAQVLLALSAHLSMVEAEKQKLRAQVRQLCQENQWLRDELAGAQWRLQESEQSVAQLEEERKHLEFMSCLRRYDDDGDDLSSPEEMDSSKETLDDLFRNDEEENQGHGNSIFPSVQQHSSNVAMAAANQGGYEIPGRLRTLHNLVIQYASQGRYEVAVPLCKQALEDLEKTSGHEHPDVATMLNILALVYRDQNKCKEAANLLNDSLAVRERTLGRDHPAVAATLNNLAVLYGKSGRFKDAEPLCKRALEIREKILGKEHPDVAKQLNNLALLCQNQGKYGEVEQHYQRALDIYQTRLSPDDPNMAKTKNKLASCYLKQGKFKQAEVLYKEILTHAHEKASGYTNGEVKSIWMQAEEREEQCAPQGRQREGLSIGDQGSWDRTRKVDSATITSTLRNLGALYRRQGKLKAAETVEAAAIHTPKQSQKRCVLAAEASSNSTAMENQCSSSESLTSEVITVKYDSGLHGGEEVSLSLEWNGDDRGSLKRSSSFSKLRASIRRSSEKLVRRLKGDKNPG; from the exons ATGTATGAAAACGCACCTGCCTTGGTGGCACCGCAGAGGGTCTTGGGCGATCGTAGGACAACCCATGAGGAGATGCTGGGCCAGACCAGGCAGGTGATCCAGGGGATGGAGGCCCTGAGACTAGAGCACCACTCTCTCCTGGAGGGCCTACTGGGGAGCCTGCACTGCCTGGAGGTGGAGGGGAGCCAGAACCATGAGGAGCCCAGCCCTGCCCAGGAGAAGGCCAGGGCCATCCGCCGCTCACTGGACACCCTAGAGCTTGGGCTGGGCGAAGCGCAG GTCTTGCTGGCCCTGTCGGCCCACCTTAGCATGGTGGAGGCGGAGAAGCAGAAGCTGCGTGCTCAGGTGAGGCAGCTGTGCCAGGAAAACCAGTGGCTGCGGGACGAGCTGGCGGGGGCACAGTGGAGGCTGCAGGAGAGCGAGCAGAGTGTGGCgcagctggaggaggagaggaagcacCTGGAGTTCATGAGCTGCCTCCGGCGATATGACGACGACGGCGATGACCTTTCGTCCCCC GAAGAGATGGATTCCAGCAAGGAGACACTGGATGACCTCTTCCGCAATGACGAAGAGGAGAACCAGGGCCATGGCA ACTCCATATTCCCTTCAGTTCAGCAGCACAGTAGCAATGTGGCGATGGCTGCCGCCAACCAGGGTGGCTACGAGATTCCAGGCCGTCTGCGTACGCTCCACAACCTGGTGATCCAGTACGCCTCGCAGGGCCGCTACGAGGTGGCCGTGCCTCTCTGCAAACAGGCCCTGGAGGACCTGGAGAAGACCTCCGGGCACGAGCACCCAGACGTGGCCACCATGCTTAACATtctggccctggtctacag GGACCAGAATAAGTGCAAAGAGGCAGCAAACCTTCTCAACGACTCGCTGGCAGTACGGGAGAGGACCCTTGGCAGGGACCACCCGGCG GTGGCCGCTACACTCAACAACCTGGCTGTGCTTTATGGGAAGAGTGGGAGGTTCAAAGACGCCGAGCCACTGTGTAAACGAGCGCTGGAGATTAGGGAGAAG ATACTGGGTAAGGAGCATCCTGACGTGGCCAAGCAGCTGAACAACCTGGCCTTGCTGTGCCAGAACCAGGGGAAGTATGGAGAGGTGGAGCAGCACTACCAACGGGCCCTGGACATCTACCAGACCAGGCTTAGCCCCGACGACCCCAACATGGCTAAAACCAAGAACAAGCTG GCCTCCTGTTACCTAAAGCAGGGGAAGTTTAAACAAGCAGAAGTGCTGTACAAAGAGATCCTAACCCATGCCCACGAGAAGGCCAGTGGCTATACAAATG GGGAGGTCAAGTCCATCTGGAtgcaggcagaggagagggaggaacag TGTGCTCctcagggcagacagagagaaggtcTGTCTATAGGAGATCAAGGCAGCTGGGACAGAACTCGCAAAGTGGACAG TGCCACCATTACCAGCACCCTGAGGAACTTGGGAGCTCTCTACAGGCGACAGGGCAAACTGAAGGCAGCAGAGACAGTGGAGGCGGCAGCCATTCACACCCCTAAACAA agcCAGAAGCGGTGTGTTCTAGCTGCCGAGGCCTCCAGCAACAGCACGGCCATGGAGAACCAATGCAGCAGTAGTGAGAGCCTGACCTCTGAGGTGATCACAGTGAAGTACGACAGTGGCCTACACGGGGGAGAGGAGGTCAGCCTCAGTCTGGAATGGAATGGG GATGACCGTGGCTCCCTGAAGAgaagcagctccttcagtaaGCTGCGCGCCTCCATCCGACGGAGCAGCGAGAAGCTCGTCCGCCGACTGAAGGGGGACAAAAACCCTGGCTAA
- the LOC129817333 gene encoding kinesin light chain 1-like isoform X2 — MFSTELKRCQRDNTDDTQCLQSKGIHSTFRVPHINTGLGSASLCLPILNLRMYENAPALVAPQRVLGDRRTTHEEMLGQTRQVIQGMEALRLEHHSLLEGLLGSLHCLEVEGSQNHEEPSPAQEKARAIRRSLDTLELGLGEAQVLLALSAHLSMVEAEKQKLRAQVRQLCQENQWLRDELAGAQWRLQESEQSVAQLEEERKHLEFMSCLRRYDDDGDDLSSPEEMDSSKETLDDLFRNDEEENQGHGNSIFPSVQQHSSNVAMAAANQGGYEIPGRLRTLHNLVIQYASQGRYEVAVPLCKQALEDLEKTSGHEHPDVATMLNILALVYRDQNKCKEAANLLNDSLAVRERTLGRDHPAVAATLNNLAVLYGKSGRFKDAEPLCKRALEIREKILGKEHPDVAKQLNNLALLCQNQGKYGEVEQHYQRALDIYQTRLSPDDPNMAKTKNKLASCYLKQGKFKQAEVLYKEILTHAHEKASGYTNGEVKSIWMQAEEREEQGRQREGLSIGDQGSWDRTRKVDSATITSTLRNLGALYRRQGKLKAAETVEAAAIHTPKQSQKRCVLAAEASSNSTAMENQCSSSESLTSEVITVKYDSGLHGGEEVSLSLEWNGDDRGSLKRSSSFSKLRASIRRSSEKLVRRLKGDKNPG; from the exons ATGTTTTCCACAGAACTAAAGCGATGTCAAAGAGACAACACCGACGATACTCAGTGTCTTCAGTCGAAAGGAATCCACTCCACATTTAGAG TGCCTCACATCAACACAGGATTAGGATCagcgtctctctgtctcccaattCTCAATTTAAG gATGTATGAAAACGCACCTGCCTTGGTGGCACCGCAGAGGGTCTTGGGCGATCGTAGGACAACCCATGAGGAGATGCTGGGCCAGACCAGGCAGGTGATCCAGGGGATGGAGGCCCTGAGACTAGAGCACCACTCTCTCCTGGAGGGCCTACTGGGGAGCCTGCACTGCCTGGAGGTGGAGGGGAGCCAGAACCATGAGGAGCCCAGCCCTGCCCAGGAGAAGGCCAGGGCCATCCGCCGCTCACTGGACACCCTAGAGCTTGGGCTGGGCGAAGCGCAG GTCTTGCTGGCCCTGTCGGCCCACCTTAGCATGGTGGAGGCGGAGAAGCAGAAGCTGCGTGCTCAGGTGAGGCAGCTGTGCCAGGAAAACCAGTGGCTGCGGGACGAGCTGGCGGGGGCACAGTGGAGGCTGCAGGAGAGCGAGCAGAGTGTGGCgcagctggaggaggagaggaagcacCTGGAGTTCATGAGCTGCCTCCGGCGATATGACGACGACGGCGATGACCTTTCGTCCCCC GAAGAGATGGATTCCAGCAAGGAGACACTGGATGACCTCTTCCGCAATGACGAAGAGGAGAACCAGGGCCATGGCA ACTCCATATTCCCTTCAGTTCAGCAGCACAGTAGCAATGTGGCGATGGCTGCCGCCAACCAGGGTGGCTACGAGATTCCAGGCCGTCTGCGTACGCTCCACAACCTGGTGATCCAGTACGCCTCGCAGGGCCGCTACGAGGTGGCCGTGCCTCTCTGCAAACAGGCCCTGGAGGACCTGGAGAAGACCTCCGGGCACGAGCACCCAGACGTGGCCACCATGCTTAACATtctggccctggtctacag GGACCAGAATAAGTGCAAAGAGGCAGCAAACCTTCTCAACGACTCGCTGGCAGTACGGGAGAGGACCCTTGGCAGGGACCACCCGGCG GTGGCCGCTACACTCAACAACCTGGCTGTGCTTTATGGGAAGAGTGGGAGGTTCAAAGACGCCGAGCCACTGTGTAAACGAGCGCTGGAGATTAGGGAGAAG ATACTGGGTAAGGAGCATCCTGACGTGGCCAAGCAGCTGAACAACCTGGCCTTGCTGTGCCAGAACCAGGGGAAGTATGGAGAGGTGGAGCAGCACTACCAACGGGCCCTGGACATCTACCAGACCAGGCTTAGCCCCGACGACCCCAACATGGCTAAAACCAAGAACAAGCTG GCCTCCTGTTACCTAAAGCAGGGGAAGTTTAAACAAGCAGAAGTGCTGTACAAAGAGATCCTAACCCATGCCCACGAGAAGGCCAGTGGCTATACAAATG GGGAGGTCAAGTCCATCTGGAtgcaggcagaggagagggaggaacag ggcagacagagagaaggtcTGTCTATAGGAGATCAAGGCAGCTGGGACAGAACTCGCAAAGTGGACAG TGCCACCATTACCAGCACCCTGAGGAACTTGGGAGCTCTCTACAGGCGACAGGGCAAACTGAAGGCAGCAGAGACAGTGGAGGCGGCAGCCATTCACACCCCTAAACAA agcCAGAAGCGGTGTGTTCTAGCTGCCGAGGCCTCCAGCAACAGCACGGCCATGGAGAACCAATGCAGCAGTAGTGAGAGCCTGACCTCTGAGGTGATCACAGTGAAGTACGACAGTGGCCTACACGGGGGAGAGGAGGTCAGCCTCAGTCTGGAATGGAATGGG GATGACCGTGGCTCCCTGAAGAgaagcagctccttcagtaaGCTGCGCGCCTCCATCCGACGGAGCAGCGAGAAGCTCGTCCGCCGACTGAAGGGGGACAAAAACCCTGGCTAA
- the LOC129817333 gene encoding kinesin light chain 1-like isoform X4: MFSTELKRCQRDNTDDTQCLQSKGIHSTFRVPHINTGLGSASLCLPILNLRMYENAPALVAPQRVLGDRRTTHEEMLGQTRQVIQGMEALRLEHHSLLEGLLGSLHCLEVEGSQNHEEPSPAQEKARAIRRSLDTLELGLGEAQVLLALSAHLSMVEAEKQKLRAQVRQLCQENQWLRDELAGAQWRLQESEQSVAQLEEERKHLEFMSCLRRYDDDGDDLSSPEEMDSSKETLDDLFRNDEEENQGHGIQQHSSNVAMAAANQGGYEIPGRLRTLHNLVIQYASQGRYEVAVPLCKQALEDLEKTSGHEHPDVATMLNILALVYRDQNKCKEAANLLNDSLAVRERTLGRDHPAVAATLNNLAVLYGKSGRFKDAEPLCKRALEIREKILGKEHPDVAKQLNNLALLCQNQGKYGEVEQHYQRALDIYQTRLSPDDPNMAKTKNKLASCYLKQGKFKQAEVLYKEILTHAHEKASGYTNGEVKSIWMQAEEREEQGRQREGLSIGDQGSWDRTRKVDSATITSTLRNLGALYRRQGKLKAAETVEAAAIHTPKQSQKRCVLAAEASSNSTAMENQCSSSESLTSEVITVKYDSGLHGGEEVSLSLEWNGDDRGSLKRSSSFSKLRASIRRSSEKLVRRLKGDKNPG, translated from the exons ATGTTTTCCACAGAACTAAAGCGATGTCAAAGAGACAACACCGACGATACTCAGTGTCTTCAGTCGAAAGGAATCCACTCCACATTTAGAG TGCCTCACATCAACACAGGATTAGGATCagcgtctctctgtctcccaattCTCAATTTAAG gATGTATGAAAACGCACCTGCCTTGGTGGCACCGCAGAGGGTCTTGGGCGATCGTAGGACAACCCATGAGGAGATGCTGGGCCAGACCAGGCAGGTGATCCAGGGGATGGAGGCCCTGAGACTAGAGCACCACTCTCTCCTGGAGGGCCTACTGGGGAGCCTGCACTGCCTGGAGGTGGAGGGGAGCCAGAACCATGAGGAGCCCAGCCCTGCCCAGGAGAAGGCCAGGGCCATCCGCCGCTCACTGGACACCCTAGAGCTTGGGCTGGGCGAAGCGCAG GTCTTGCTGGCCCTGTCGGCCCACCTTAGCATGGTGGAGGCGGAGAAGCAGAAGCTGCGTGCTCAGGTGAGGCAGCTGTGCCAGGAAAACCAGTGGCTGCGGGACGAGCTGGCGGGGGCACAGTGGAGGCTGCAGGAGAGCGAGCAGAGTGTGGCgcagctggaggaggagaggaagcacCTGGAGTTCATGAGCTGCCTCCGGCGATATGACGACGACGGCGATGACCTTTCGTCCCCC GAAGAGATGGATTCCAGCAAGGAGACACTGGATGACCTCTTCCGCAATGACGAAGAGGAGAACCAGGGCCATGGCA TTCAGCAGCACAGTAGCAATGTGGCGATGGCTGCCGCCAACCAGGGTGGCTACGAGATTCCAGGCCGTCTGCGTACGCTCCACAACCTGGTGATCCAGTACGCCTCGCAGGGCCGCTACGAGGTGGCCGTGCCTCTCTGCAAACAGGCCCTGGAGGACCTGGAGAAGACCTCCGGGCACGAGCACCCAGACGTGGCCACCATGCTTAACATtctggccctggtctacag GGACCAGAATAAGTGCAAAGAGGCAGCAAACCTTCTCAACGACTCGCTGGCAGTACGGGAGAGGACCCTTGGCAGGGACCACCCGGCG GTGGCCGCTACACTCAACAACCTGGCTGTGCTTTATGGGAAGAGTGGGAGGTTCAAAGACGCCGAGCCACTGTGTAAACGAGCGCTGGAGATTAGGGAGAAG ATACTGGGTAAGGAGCATCCTGACGTGGCCAAGCAGCTGAACAACCTGGCCTTGCTGTGCCAGAACCAGGGGAAGTATGGAGAGGTGGAGCAGCACTACCAACGGGCCCTGGACATCTACCAGACCAGGCTTAGCCCCGACGACCCCAACATGGCTAAAACCAAGAACAAGCTG GCCTCCTGTTACCTAAAGCAGGGGAAGTTTAAACAAGCAGAAGTGCTGTACAAAGAGATCCTAACCCATGCCCACGAGAAGGCCAGTGGCTATACAAATG GGGAGGTCAAGTCCATCTGGAtgcaggcagaggagagggaggaacag ggcagacagagagaaggtcTGTCTATAGGAGATCAAGGCAGCTGGGACAGAACTCGCAAAGTGGACAG TGCCACCATTACCAGCACCCTGAGGAACTTGGGAGCTCTCTACAGGCGACAGGGCAAACTGAAGGCAGCAGAGACAGTGGAGGCGGCAGCCATTCACACCCCTAAACAA agcCAGAAGCGGTGTGTTCTAGCTGCCGAGGCCTCCAGCAACAGCACGGCCATGGAGAACCAATGCAGCAGTAGTGAGAGCCTGACCTCTGAGGTGATCACAGTGAAGTACGACAGTGGCCTACACGGGGGAGAGGAGGTCAGCCTCAGTCTGGAATGGAATGGG GATGACCGTGGCTCCCTGAAGAgaagcagctccttcagtaaGCTGCGCGCCTCCATCCGACGGAGCAGCGAGAAGCTCGTCCGCCGACTGAAGGGGGACAAAAACCCTGGCTAA
- the LOC129817333 gene encoding kinesin light chain 1-like isoform X3: MFSTELKRCQRDNTDDTQCLQSKGIHSTFRVPHINTGLGSASLCLPILNLRMYENAPALVAPQRVLGDRRTTHEEMLGQTRQVIQGMEALRLEHHSLLEGLLGSLHCLEVEGSQNHEEPSPAQEKARAIRRSLDTLELGLGEAQVLLALSAHLSMVEAEKQKLRAQVRQLCQENQWLRDELAGAQWRLQESEQSVAQLEEERKHLEFMSCLRRYDDDGDDLSSPEEMDSSKETLDDLFRNDEEENQGHGIQQHSSNVAMAAANQGGYEIPGRLRTLHNLVIQYASQGRYEVAVPLCKQALEDLEKTSGHEHPDVATMLNILALVYRDQNKCKEAANLLNDSLAVRERTLGRDHPAVAATLNNLAVLYGKSGRFKDAEPLCKRALEIREKILGKEHPDVAKQLNNLALLCQNQGKYGEVEQHYQRALDIYQTRLSPDDPNMAKTKNKLASCYLKQGKFKQAEVLYKEILTHAHEKASGYTNGEVKSIWMQAEEREEQCAPQGRQREGLSIGDQGSWDRTRKVDSATITSTLRNLGALYRRQGKLKAAETVEAAAIHTPKQSQKRCVLAAEASSNSTAMENQCSSSESLTSEVITVKYDSGLHGGEEVSLSLEWNGDDRGSLKRSSSFSKLRASIRRSSEKLVRRLKGDKNPG; the protein is encoded by the exons ATGTTTTCCACAGAACTAAAGCGATGTCAAAGAGACAACACCGACGATACTCAGTGTCTTCAGTCGAAAGGAATCCACTCCACATTTAGAG TGCCTCACATCAACACAGGATTAGGATCagcgtctctctgtctcccaattCTCAATTTAAG gATGTATGAAAACGCACCTGCCTTGGTGGCACCGCAGAGGGTCTTGGGCGATCGTAGGACAACCCATGAGGAGATGCTGGGCCAGACCAGGCAGGTGATCCAGGGGATGGAGGCCCTGAGACTAGAGCACCACTCTCTCCTGGAGGGCCTACTGGGGAGCCTGCACTGCCTGGAGGTGGAGGGGAGCCAGAACCATGAGGAGCCCAGCCCTGCCCAGGAGAAGGCCAGGGCCATCCGCCGCTCACTGGACACCCTAGAGCTTGGGCTGGGCGAAGCGCAG GTCTTGCTGGCCCTGTCGGCCCACCTTAGCATGGTGGAGGCGGAGAAGCAGAAGCTGCGTGCTCAGGTGAGGCAGCTGTGCCAGGAAAACCAGTGGCTGCGGGACGAGCTGGCGGGGGCACAGTGGAGGCTGCAGGAGAGCGAGCAGAGTGTGGCgcagctggaggaggagaggaagcacCTGGAGTTCATGAGCTGCCTCCGGCGATATGACGACGACGGCGATGACCTTTCGTCCCCC GAAGAGATGGATTCCAGCAAGGAGACACTGGATGACCTCTTCCGCAATGACGAAGAGGAGAACCAGGGCCATGGCA TTCAGCAGCACAGTAGCAATGTGGCGATGGCTGCCGCCAACCAGGGTGGCTACGAGATTCCAGGCCGTCTGCGTACGCTCCACAACCTGGTGATCCAGTACGCCTCGCAGGGCCGCTACGAGGTGGCCGTGCCTCTCTGCAAACAGGCCCTGGAGGACCTGGAGAAGACCTCCGGGCACGAGCACCCAGACGTGGCCACCATGCTTAACATtctggccctggtctacag GGACCAGAATAAGTGCAAAGAGGCAGCAAACCTTCTCAACGACTCGCTGGCAGTACGGGAGAGGACCCTTGGCAGGGACCACCCGGCG GTGGCCGCTACACTCAACAACCTGGCTGTGCTTTATGGGAAGAGTGGGAGGTTCAAAGACGCCGAGCCACTGTGTAAACGAGCGCTGGAGATTAGGGAGAAG ATACTGGGTAAGGAGCATCCTGACGTGGCCAAGCAGCTGAACAACCTGGCCTTGCTGTGCCAGAACCAGGGGAAGTATGGAGAGGTGGAGCAGCACTACCAACGGGCCCTGGACATCTACCAGACCAGGCTTAGCCCCGACGACCCCAACATGGCTAAAACCAAGAACAAGCTG GCCTCCTGTTACCTAAAGCAGGGGAAGTTTAAACAAGCAGAAGTGCTGTACAAAGAGATCCTAACCCATGCCCACGAGAAGGCCAGTGGCTATACAAATG GGGAGGTCAAGTCCATCTGGAtgcaggcagaggagagggaggaacag TGTGCTCctcagggcagacagagagaaggtcTGTCTATAGGAGATCAAGGCAGCTGGGACAGAACTCGCAAAGTGGACAG TGCCACCATTACCAGCACCCTGAGGAACTTGGGAGCTCTCTACAGGCGACAGGGCAAACTGAAGGCAGCAGAGACAGTGGAGGCGGCAGCCATTCACACCCCTAAACAA agcCAGAAGCGGTGTGTTCTAGCTGCCGAGGCCTCCAGCAACAGCACGGCCATGGAGAACCAATGCAGCAGTAGTGAGAGCCTGACCTCTGAGGTGATCACAGTGAAGTACGACAGTGGCCTACACGGGGGAGAGGAGGTCAGCCTCAGTCTGGAATGGAATGGG GATGACCGTGGCTCCCTGAAGAgaagcagctccttcagtaaGCTGCGCGCCTCCATCCGACGGAGCAGCGAGAAGCTCGTCCGCCGACTGAAGGGGGACAAAAACCCTGGCTAA
- the LOC129817333 gene encoding kinesin light chain 1-like isoform X1 produces MFSTELKRCQRDNTDDTQCLQSKGIHSTFRVPHINTGLGSASLCLPILNLRMYENAPALVAPQRVLGDRRTTHEEMLGQTRQVIQGMEALRLEHHSLLEGLLGSLHCLEVEGSQNHEEPSPAQEKARAIRRSLDTLELGLGEAQVLLALSAHLSMVEAEKQKLRAQVRQLCQENQWLRDELAGAQWRLQESEQSVAQLEEERKHLEFMSCLRRYDDDGDDLSSPEEMDSSKETLDDLFRNDEEENQGHGNSIFPSVQQHSSNVAMAAANQGGYEIPGRLRTLHNLVIQYASQGRYEVAVPLCKQALEDLEKTSGHEHPDVATMLNILALVYRDQNKCKEAANLLNDSLAVRERTLGRDHPAVAATLNNLAVLYGKSGRFKDAEPLCKRALEIREKILGKEHPDVAKQLNNLALLCQNQGKYGEVEQHYQRALDIYQTRLSPDDPNMAKTKNKLASCYLKQGKFKQAEVLYKEILTHAHEKASGYTNGEVKSIWMQAEEREEQCAPQGRQREGLSIGDQGSWDRTRKVDSATITSTLRNLGALYRRQGKLKAAETVEAAAIHTPKQSQKRCVLAAEASSNSTAMENQCSSSESLTSEVITVKYDSGLHGGEEVSLSLEWNGDDRGSLKRSSSFSKLRASIRRSSEKLVRRLKGDKNPG; encoded by the exons ATGTTTTCCACAGAACTAAAGCGATGTCAAAGAGACAACACCGACGATACTCAGTGTCTTCAGTCGAAAGGAATCCACTCCACATTTAGAG TGCCTCACATCAACACAGGATTAGGATCagcgtctctctgtctcccaattCTCAATTTAAG gATGTATGAAAACGCACCTGCCTTGGTGGCACCGCAGAGGGTCTTGGGCGATCGTAGGACAACCCATGAGGAGATGCTGGGCCAGACCAGGCAGGTGATCCAGGGGATGGAGGCCCTGAGACTAGAGCACCACTCTCTCCTGGAGGGCCTACTGGGGAGCCTGCACTGCCTGGAGGTGGAGGGGAGCCAGAACCATGAGGAGCCCAGCCCTGCCCAGGAGAAGGCCAGGGCCATCCGCCGCTCACTGGACACCCTAGAGCTTGGGCTGGGCGAAGCGCAG GTCTTGCTGGCCCTGTCGGCCCACCTTAGCATGGTGGAGGCGGAGAAGCAGAAGCTGCGTGCTCAGGTGAGGCAGCTGTGCCAGGAAAACCAGTGGCTGCGGGACGAGCTGGCGGGGGCACAGTGGAGGCTGCAGGAGAGCGAGCAGAGTGTGGCgcagctggaggaggagaggaagcacCTGGAGTTCATGAGCTGCCTCCGGCGATATGACGACGACGGCGATGACCTTTCGTCCCCC GAAGAGATGGATTCCAGCAAGGAGACACTGGATGACCTCTTCCGCAATGACGAAGAGGAGAACCAGGGCCATGGCA ACTCCATATTCCCTTCAGTTCAGCAGCACAGTAGCAATGTGGCGATGGCTGCCGCCAACCAGGGTGGCTACGAGATTCCAGGCCGTCTGCGTACGCTCCACAACCTGGTGATCCAGTACGCCTCGCAGGGCCGCTACGAGGTGGCCGTGCCTCTCTGCAAACAGGCCCTGGAGGACCTGGAGAAGACCTCCGGGCACGAGCACCCAGACGTGGCCACCATGCTTAACATtctggccctggtctacag GGACCAGAATAAGTGCAAAGAGGCAGCAAACCTTCTCAACGACTCGCTGGCAGTACGGGAGAGGACCCTTGGCAGGGACCACCCGGCG GTGGCCGCTACACTCAACAACCTGGCTGTGCTTTATGGGAAGAGTGGGAGGTTCAAAGACGCCGAGCCACTGTGTAAACGAGCGCTGGAGATTAGGGAGAAG ATACTGGGTAAGGAGCATCCTGACGTGGCCAAGCAGCTGAACAACCTGGCCTTGCTGTGCCAGAACCAGGGGAAGTATGGAGAGGTGGAGCAGCACTACCAACGGGCCCTGGACATCTACCAGACCAGGCTTAGCCCCGACGACCCCAACATGGCTAAAACCAAGAACAAGCTG GCCTCCTGTTACCTAAAGCAGGGGAAGTTTAAACAAGCAGAAGTGCTGTACAAAGAGATCCTAACCCATGCCCACGAGAAGGCCAGTGGCTATACAAATG GGGAGGTCAAGTCCATCTGGAtgcaggcagaggagagggaggaacag TGTGCTCctcagggcagacagagagaaggtcTGTCTATAGGAGATCAAGGCAGCTGGGACAGAACTCGCAAAGTGGACAG TGCCACCATTACCAGCACCCTGAGGAACTTGGGAGCTCTCTACAGGCGACAGGGCAAACTGAAGGCAGCAGAGACAGTGGAGGCGGCAGCCATTCACACCCCTAAACAA agcCAGAAGCGGTGTGTTCTAGCTGCCGAGGCCTCCAGCAACAGCACGGCCATGGAGAACCAATGCAGCAGTAGTGAGAGCCTGACCTCTGAGGTGATCACAGTGAAGTACGACAGTGGCCTACACGGGGGAGAGGAGGTCAGCCTCAGTCTGGAATGGAATGGG GATGACCGTGGCTCCCTGAAGAgaagcagctccttcagtaaGCTGCGCGCCTCCATCCGACGGAGCAGCGAGAAGCTCGTCCGCCGACTGAAGGGGGACAAAAACCCTGGCTAA
- the xrcc3 gene encoding DNA repair protein XRCC3 isoform X3 translates to MVCMGNMDWEQLELNPRIIAAVKKALQVHRGECPSLEPGHKLSLACPVLDALLRGGVPLSGITELAGESSAGKTQFGLQLCLSVQYPLAYGGLNSGAVYICTEDSFPIKRLRQLITQQARLRPELPQALIRSIRFSDNIYIEHAADLGALQACVSQRVPILLSRGLVRLVVVDSVAALFRSEFQADEGIERARHMLAFAATLHRLSHNYSTPVLCINQVTDVMDGPDPAHCNFGLVDNKVLPALGMAWANQVMVRLMLLRLPGCVGTGEQGGTSAPRRLEVVFAPHLPRASCLCGVWEEGVRGLPNRPRSVTNSVTKRLETTGELGLNDGT, encoded by the exons CCTTACAAGTGCACCGTGGAGAGTGTCCCTCTTTGGAACCTGGGCACAAGCTAAGTTTGGCTTGCCCCGTTCTGGATGCTCTACTGCGAGGTGGTGTACCGTTGAGCGGCATCACAGAACTGGCAGGGGAGAGCAGTGCAGGAAAGACCCAGTTTGGCTTGCAGCTGTGTCTTTCTGTGCAGTACCCACTGGCGTATGGAGGGCTCAATTCAG GAGCTGTGTATATTTGCACAGAAGACTCGTTTCCCATCAAGCGTCTGCGGCAGCTCATTACCCAGCAGGCTCGGCTGCGGCCAGAGCTTCCCCAGGCCCTGATACGGAGCATCCGTTTCAGCGACAACATCTATATAGAGCATGCTGCCGATCTG GGTGCACTGCAGGCCTGCGTGTCCCAGCGAGTGCCCATTCTGCTCTCCCGGGGCCTTGTTCGGCTGGTGGTGGTGGACTCAGTGGCGGCCCTGTTCCGCAGCGAGTTCCAGGCGGACGAGGGCATCGAGAGAGCCCGCCACATGCTGGCCTTTGCCGCCACTCTCCACCGCCTGAGTCACAACTACAGTACCCCGGTGCTGTGCATCAACCAG GTGACAGATGTAATGGATGGGCCAGATCCAGCACACTGTAACTTTGG GTTGGTGGACAATAAGGTGCTGCCCGCCCTGGGCATGGCCTGGGCCAACCAGGTGATGGTGAGGCTGATGCTGCTCCGCCTCCCAGGCTGTGTGGGCACCGGGGAGCAGGGCGGTACCAGCGCCCCTCGCAGGCTGGAGGTAGTGTTCGCCCCCCACCTCCCCAGAGCCAGCTGCCTGTGTGGAGTGTGGGAGGAAGGAGTGAGAGGGCTGCCAAACAGACCTCGGTCCGTCACCAACAGCGTTACCAAGAGACTTGAAACCACAGGCGAATTGGGCCTGAACGATGGTACCTAA